In the Pseudothauera hydrothermalis genome, one interval contains:
- a CDS encoding efflux RND transporter periplasmic adaptor subunit yields MNAIFYYIKRLCIGVVLVAVSAAVVAEVPTLRVQAARAALRTPFEATIEAVQQSVVAARVPGRILAYTVDAGDRVAMGQVLVRIDAEEAAAGLAQAEAGVAQAEAASINARAHFVRSQALFAQRFISQAALDQARAALDAAEAALRAAQAARRQAAVARDYAEVRSPLDGLVAARHAEAGEMAQPGMPLLTVYHPGTLRAVVDVPQRQFAEVSAAQMSARIEVVDDGRFIDAAAVTVLPAADTRTHTLRVRVDLPPGVEGLLPGMFVRVHLLGGDAVRLKVPSAAILRRGELTALYVASPAGRFTLRQVRIGAPEADGQVEVLAGLREGETIALDPVAAGIEAAAGPSR; encoded by the coding sequence ATGAACGCTATCTTCTACTACATCAAGCGCCTGTGCATCGGTGTCGTCTTGGTTGCCGTCAGCGCTGCGGTTGTGGCCGAGGTGCCGACCCTGCGCGTTCAGGCTGCCAGGGCGGCGCTGCGCACGCCTTTTGAAGCGACCATCGAGGCGGTGCAGCAAAGCGTGGTGGCGGCGCGGGTACCGGGCCGGATCCTTGCATACACGGTCGATGCCGGTGACCGGGTGGCCATGGGCCAGGTTCTGGTACGCATCGATGCCGAAGAGGCGGCCGCCGGATTGGCGCAGGCCGAGGCCGGGGTGGCGCAGGCCGAGGCGGCGTCGATCAACGCCCGTGCCCACTTTGTCCGCAGCCAGGCGCTGTTTGCGCAGCGTTTCATCAGCCAGGCTGCGCTGGACCAGGCGCGTGCCGCCTTGGACGCGGCAGAGGCTGCCCTGCGTGCGGCACAGGCAGCGCGCAGACAGGCCGCCGTGGCGCGCGACTATGCCGAGGTGCGCTCACCGCTGGACGGGCTAGTTGCCGCCCGGCATGCTGAGGCGGGCGAAATGGCGCAGCCCGGCATGCCCTTGCTCACCGTTTATCACCCGGGCACGCTGCGTGCCGTGGTGGATGTGCCGCAGCGCCAGTTTGCCGAGGTGTCCGCTGCGCAGATGAGTGCGCGGATCGAAGTCGTCGACGACGGCCGCTTCATCGACGCGGCAGCGGTTACCGTGCTGCCGGCGGCCGACACCCGTACCCACACTTTGCGTGTGCGGGTGGACCTGCCGCCTGGGGTCGAGGGCTTGTTGCCGGGCATGTTCGTCCGGGTCCACCTCTTGGGCGGCGATGCGGTGCGACTCAAAGTGCCCAGCGCGGCCATTTTGCGCCGTGGCGAGCTCACCGCGCTTTATGTGGCCAGCCCCGCCGGGCGTTTCACCCTGCGTCAGGTACGCATCGGTGCGCCGGAAGCGGATGGGCAGGTCGAGGTCTTGGCCGGGCTGCGGGAGGGCGAAACCATTGCGCTGGATCCGGTGGCGGCCGGCATCGAGGCGGCGGCGGGGCCGTCACGATGA
- a CDS encoding efflux RND transporter permease subunit has translation MSRVAGQEAALGLSGRLARAFQSNALTPLFALVLLLAGVFATLITPKEEEPQIDVTMANVFVPFPGAAVRDVEALVARPAEQVLSRMAGVEHVYSVSRPGLAVITVQFEVGVPNQDALVRLYDTIHSHRDWISPELGVGEPIIKPKGIDDVPILSLTFWTADPERSAFEMQQVAHAVELELKRLPGTRDVVTIGGPGRVVRVDMDSQRMNAHGITAQDIRAALQLANASQPAGALVRNNREVLVQTGTYLESAEDVRRLVVGVADGKPVYLRDVASVEDGPEQPARYVWFGTGAAAEAAGVSAHGVFPAVTLAVSKKPGANAADVAEQLIARAESLRGAIIPEGVHFTVTRNYGKTASEKANQLIGKLVFATAAVVLLVLFTLGRREAVIVGVAVTLTLAATLFASWAWGFTLNRVSLFALIFSIGILVDDAIVVVENIHRWKTLEPDTPLRVLIPRAVDEVGGPTILATFTVIAALLPMAFVTGLMGPYMSPIPINASMGMFISLAVAFVVTPWLALRLLRGHGGHDAGAEDRLTRRLDGLFRRIMGPMLDARRGARGRGLLWLGVMLLIAASLALPVMQWVVLKMLPFDNKSEFQVVLDMPVGTPLEETARVLREIGEELGKIEEVTDWQAYAGTASPINFNGLVRQYYLRAAPEMGDVQVNLVDKSARARKSHEIASAARAVVTEIARRNGGNAKVVEVPPGPPVLSPIVAELYGPDYAGQLAVAQQVRAAFEATADVHSVDDTVDEAAPKLVLRVDQAKAARMGVAQADIVEVVRLALAGENVTPIHGGDNKYEIPVRIQLPANRQADVGELLRLQVRARDGALVSVSELVEVRETEREQIVYRKDLLPVVYVTGDMGGRLDSPLYGMFDIRSKLAGLQLEGPGRAGGLGEWFIRAPKDPYAGYQLKWDGEWQVTYETFRDMGAAYAVGLVLIYLLVVAQFRSYLVPLIIMAPIPLTIVGVMPGHALLGAQFTATSMIGMIALAGIIVRNSILLVDFINQQIEEGVAFADAVIRAAAVRAKPIGLTALAAMIGAFFILDDPIFNGLAISLIFGILVSTLLTLVVIPVLYYAAMHRRVGMLQGES, from the coding sequence ATGAGCCGGGTAGCGGGTCAAGAGGCCGCGCTCGGCCTATCCGGGCGGCTGGCCAGGGCTTTTCAAAGCAATGCGCTGACGCCGCTTTTTGCCTTGGTGCTACTGTTGGCTGGGGTATTTGCGACCTTGATCACTCCCAAGGAAGAGGAGCCGCAGATCGATGTCACCATGGCCAACGTGTTCGTGCCTTTCCCCGGTGCGGCGGTGCGGGATGTGGAGGCGCTGGTGGCACGCCCGGCCGAGCAGGTGCTGTCGCGCATGGCCGGTGTCGAGCATGTGTATTCGGTGTCGCGGCCCGGACTGGCGGTGATTACCGTGCAGTTCGAGGTCGGCGTGCCCAACCAGGACGCGCTGGTGCGCTTGTACGACACCATTCATTCGCACCGCGATTGGATCAGCCCGGAACTGGGTGTGGGCGAGCCGATCATCAAGCCCAAGGGCATCGACGATGTGCCCATCCTCAGCCTTACCTTCTGGACAGCCGACCCCGAGCGCTCCGCTTTCGAGATGCAGCAGGTGGCGCACGCGGTGGAGCTCGAACTCAAGCGTCTGCCCGGCACCCGCGATGTAGTGACCATCGGCGGGCCCGGTCGCGTGGTGCGGGTCGATATGGACAGCCAGCGCATGAATGCGCATGGCATCACCGCGCAGGATATTCGTGCCGCGTTGCAACTAGCCAATGCATCGCAGCCGGCTGGTGCGCTGGTGCGCAACAACCGCGAGGTGCTGGTGCAAACCGGCACCTATTTAGAATCGGCCGAAGATGTGCGCCGGCTGGTGGTCGGGGTGGCCGACGGCAAGCCGGTTTATCTGCGCGATGTAGCTTCAGTGGAGGATGGTCCGGAACAGCCAGCGCGCTACGTGTGGTTCGGTACCGGGGCGGCGGCCGAGGCAGCGGGTGTGTCCGCGCATGGCGTGTTTCCGGCGGTGACCCTGGCGGTATCCAAAAAGCCCGGTGCCAACGCCGCCGATGTGGCCGAGCAGCTCATCGCGCGCGCCGAGTCACTGCGCGGGGCGATCATTCCGGAAGGCGTCCACTTCACGGTGACCCGCAACTACGGCAAGACCGCCAGCGAAAAAGCCAATCAGTTGATCGGCAAGCTGGTGTTCGCCACCGCGGCGGTGGTGCTGCTGGTGCTCTTCACGCTCGGCCGCCGCGAGGCGGTCATCGTCGGCGTGGCGGTCACCCTGACCCTGGCGGCCACACTGTTCGCCTCCTGGGCCTGGGGTTTCACCCTCAACCGGGTGAGTCTGTTCGCGCTGATCTTCTCCATCGGCATTCTGGTCGACGACGCCATCGTGGTGGTCGAGAACATCCACCGCTGGAAGACGCTGGAGCCAGACACGCCGCTGCGCGTACTCATTCCCCGCGCGGTCGATGAAGTCGGCGGGCCAACCATCCTGGCCACTTTCACCGTGATCGCGGCGCTGCTGCCGATGGCTTTCGTCACCGGGCTGATGGGGCCGTATATGAGCCCGATCCCGATCAACGCCTCGATGGGCATGTTCATCTCGCTGGCGGTGGCCTTCGTGGTCACGCCCTGGTTGGCGCTGCGCCTGCTGCGTGGGCACGGCGGACACGATGCCGGGGCCGAAGACCGCCTCACCCGCCGGCTGGACGGACTGTTCCGCCGCATCATGGGGCCGATGCTCGATGCCCGGCGTGGCGCCCGGGGGCGCGGGCTGCTGTGGTTGGGGGTAATGCTGCTGATCGCCGCATCCCTGGCGCTGCCGGTAATGCAATGGGTGGTGCTCAAGATGCTGCCTTTCGACAACAAGTCCGAGTTCCAGGTGGTGCTCGACATGCCAGTGGGCACCCCGCTGGAGGAGACCGCCCGGGTGCTGCGCGAGATCGGCGAAGAACTCGGCAAGATCGAGGAAGTCACCGACTGGCAAGCCTATGCCGGCACCGCTTCGCCAATCAATTTCAACGGTTTGGTGCGCCAGTATTACCTGCGCGCGGCGCCGGAGATGGGCGATGTCCAGGTGAATCTGGTGGATAAATCGGCGCGTGCGCGCAAGAGCCACGAAATCGCCAGCGCCGCGCGTGCGGTGGTCACCGAGATCGCACGGCGCAATGGCGGCAATGCCAAGGTGGTGGAAGTGCCGCCGGGGCCGCCGGTGCTCTCGCCGATCGTCGCCGAGCTCTACGGCCCGGACTACGCCGGCCAGCTTGCCGTGGCACAGCAAGTGCGCGCCGCTTTCGAGGCCACCGCGGACGTGCATAGTGTCGATGACACGGTGGACGAGGCTGCGCCCAAGTTGGTGCTGCGGGTGGATCAGGCCAAAGCGGCGCGCATGGGCGTCGCCCAGGCCGATATCGTCGAGGTGGTGCGTCTGGCGTTGGCCGGCGAGAACGTCACCCCGATCCACGGTGGCGACAATAAGTACGAGATCCCGGTGCGTATCCAGTTGCCCGCCAACCGCCAGGCGGATGTGGGCGAGTTGCTGCGGCTGCAGGTGCGCGCGCGCGACGGCGCCTTGGTGTCGGTGTCGGAACTGGTGGAGGTGCGCGAAACCGAGCGGGAGCAAATCGTCTATCGCAAGGACCTGTTGCCGGTGGTCTATGTGACCGGCGACATGGGCGGGCGGCTGGATTCGCCGCTTTACGGCATGTTCGACATCCGCAGCAAACTGGCCGGCTTGCAACTGGAAGGGCCGGGGCGCGCGGGCGGGCTGGGCGAATGGTTCATCCGCGCGCCCAAGGATCCGTATGCTGGCTACCAGCTCAAATGGGATGGCGAATGGCAGGTCACCTACGAGACCTTCCGCGACATGGGTGCGGCCTATGCGGTGGGCTTGGTGCTGATCTATCTGCTGGTGGTGGCGCAGTTCCGCTCCTATTTGGTGCCGCTGATCATCATGGCACCGATCCCGCTCACCATCGTCGGCGTGATGCCCGGCCACGCCTTGCTGGGGGCGCAATTTACCGCCACCTCGATGATCGGCATGATCGCGCTCGCCGGCATCATCGTGCGCAACTCCATCCTACTGGTGGATTTCATCAACCAGCAGATTGAGGAAGGTGTGGCCTTCGCCGACGCGGTGATCCGCGCCGCCGCGGTGCGTGCCAAGCCCATTGGACTGACCGCGCTGGCGGCGATGATTGGCGCTTTCTTCATCCTCGACGATCCCATCTTCAACGGGCTGGCGATCAGCCTGATCTTTGGCATCCTGGTGTCCACCCTGCTGACCCTGGTGGTCATTCCGGTGCTCTACTATGCCGCCATGCACCGCCGGGTTGGCATGTTGCAAGGAGAATCCTGA
- a CDS encoding YgaP family membrane protein, translated as MTLTTNQYVRIFAGAFVLISLALGAEASPLFVSKHFLWLTAFVGANLFQSGFTGLCPLENILRKLGVKDSVGGC; from the coding sequence ATGACGCTTACCACCAACCAGTATGTACGCATCTTCGCCGGCGCCTTCGTGTTGATTTCGCTCGCACTCGGCGCGGAGGCTTCGCCGCTGTTCGTCAGCAAGCACTTCCTGTGGTTGACCGCCTTCGTCGGTGCCAATCTGTTCCAAAGCGGTTTCACCGGGCTGTGTCCGCTGGAGAACATTTTGCGCAAATTGGGCGTCAAGGATAGCGTCGGCGGTTGTTGA
- a CDS encoding ATP-binding protein — protein sequence MLRPAVHLAAEAPGTGTIASQPPSYRRALRTLDEAAEAAREASALCERPAGVERGLIELLVNAIEHGNLGVDHALKAQLLACGRWQAEIAKRLDMPGFRQRQVVLSAWAMVGGWCFEIADDGAGFDWRPWLAADPARAAAPNGRGIALARSLCFDELYFLPPGNRVRALVFDTVEPSA from the coding sequence TTGTTGAGACCGGCTGTGCATTTGGCCGCCGAGGCGCCGGGCACTGGGACGATCGCATCGCAGCCGCCCAGTTATCGCCGCGCGCTGCGCACCCTGGACGAAGCCGCTGAGGCTGCGCGTGAAGCGTCCGCCCTGTGTGAGCGTCCCGCCGGGGTCGAGCGTGGTTTGATCGAACTGCTGGTCAATGCCATCGAGCACGGCAATCTTGGCGTGGATCATGCTTTGAAGGCCCAACTGCTGGCCTGCGGACGATGGCAAGCCGAAATTGCCAAGCGGCTCGACATGCCGGGTTTCCGGCAGCGGCAGGTGGTACTCAGTGCCTGGGCAATGGTCGGCGGCTGGTGTTTCGAGATCGCCGACGATGGCGCGGGTTTCGACTGGCGGCCGTGGCTTGCAGCCGATCCGGCCCGTGCGGCAGCGCCCAACGGCCGCGGCATCGCGCTGGCGCGCAGTCTGTGTTTTGACGAGTTGTACTTTCTGCCGCCCGGCAACCGTGTGCGTGCGTTGGTGTTTGACACCGTCGAGCCGTCGGCATGA
- the queF gene encoding NADPH-dependent 7-cyano-7-deazaguanine reductase QueF (Catalyzes the NADPH-dependent reduction of 7-cyano-7-deazaguanine (preQ0) to 7-aminomethyl-7-deazaguanine (preQ1) in queuosine biosynthesis) — MKNSMQPAPHGAESSPLGRPVAYRDTYAPELLFPIDRQLKRDELGIAANALPFIGADLWNAYELSWLNPRGKPVVALGHIEVPADSPRLVESKSLKLYLNAFNQTRFDSAEAVAATVRADLSAAVGAAVNVAVFPLAASTVRSFGLPDGLCLDELDIEIDTYQPTPEFLRTGCCSRVVEETLYSHLLKSNCLVTGQPDWGMVAVRYRGAAIDRAGLLRYIVSFRSHNEFHEQCVERMFCDIMARCAPQALLVWARYTRRGGLDINPWRGTPGSCSPGNFMEVRQ, encoded by the coding sequence ATGAAAAATTCCATGCAACCCGCCCCTCATGGCGCCGAATCCTCACCGCTGGGCCGCCCGGTGGCTTATCGTGACACTTATGCGCCGGAACTGCTGTTTCCCATCGATCGCCAGCTCAAGCGGGATGAACTGGGCATTGCGGCTAACGCTCTGCCTTTCATCGGTGCCGATCTGTGGAACGCTTACGAATTGTCCTGGCTCAACCCGCGCGGCAAACCGGTAGTCGCGCTAGGGCATATCGAGGTGCCGGCCGATTCGCCCCGGCTGGTGGAGTCCAAGTCGCTCAAGCTGTATCTGAACGCCTTTAACCAAACCCGTTTCGACAGCGCCGAAGCGGTGGCCGCGACGGTCCGCGCAGACCTCTCCGCTGCGGTGGGCGCTGCGGTCAACGTGGCAGTCTTCCCTCTGGCTGCTTCGACCGTGCGCAGTTTCGGCCTGCCGGACGGTTTGTGCTTGGATGAGCTGGACATCGAGATCGATACCTACCAACCGACGCCGGAATTTCTGCGCACTGGATGCTGCAGCCGTGTCGTCGAGGAGACGCTCTACTCGCATCTGCTCAAATCCAACTGCCTGGTGACCGGACAGCCGGACTGGGGCATGGTTGCGGTGCGTTACCGGGGCGCGGCGATCGACCGAGCGGGGTTGTTGCGTTACATCGTGTCGTTTCGCAGCCACAACGAGTTTCACGAGCAATGCGTCGAGCGCATGTTCTGTGACATCATGGCGCGCTGCGCCCCACAGGCGCTGCTGGTGTGGGCGCGCTACACCCGTCGCGGCGGCCTGGACATCAATCCCTGGCGCGGCACCCCCGGCAGCTGCAGCCCGGGCAACTTCATGGAAGTCCGCCAGTGA
- a CDS encoding c-type cytochrome — protein MKMFVAAAVAAGLLSAAPAFASADLASKKNCLACHATDKKMVGPSYKEVAAKYAGQADAVATLAAKIQKGGVGVWGKVPMPPNPQVNDAEAKALAEWVLSLK, from the coding sequence ATGAAGATGTTCGTTGCCGCCGCGGTGGCCGCCGGCCTGCTGTCTGCAGCCCCTGCCTTTGCTTCTGCCGATCTGGCCAGCAAGAAAAATTGCTTGGCCTGTCATGCGACCGACAAGAAGATGGTCGGCCCTTCTTATAAAGAGGTCGCGGCTAAATACGCCGGTCAGGCAGACGCGGTGGCCACGCTCGCTGCCAAGATCCAAAAAGGAGGGGTCGGCGTGTGGGGTAAGGTGCCGATGCCGCCCAACCCGCAGGTCAATGACGCCGAGGCCAAGGCGCTGGCCGAGTGGGTGCTGAGCCTGAAGTGA
- a CDS encoding putative bifunctional diguanylate cyclase/phosphodiesterase, with protein sequence MRRTLPQVLALPGRQFDACGTVAETLARLAEQNYELILLDYRLPDGTGLVVLDWLSRHRREEAVIMISGEDAIDAAIGALRGGADDFVRKPYHVAQIQRAVHSVLHRTALERANRAMSQRLRASERLHRYLVESSPDLIFTLDAEGRFSYLNPRADELLGLSRSQLLKRPFMLLVMPEDQDRMQGLLQACRDGQSSGFNVELRLRRNRHGLADDEHAFVTVALNGVPMTNAEQDGNSGIGLYGVARDISERKRAEEIITFQAYHDQLTRLPNRVLFRDRLELAVAQAQRRAGTLAVMFIDVDRFKRINDTYGHAVGDALLRNLAERLGKTLRRGDTLARLGGDEFTVLLPDIGCAEDAQTIARKIVDALSAPFMLSAGPIRASVSIGIALYPRDGRSAEDLTRHADVAMYKVKRSGKNGFRFFDTELDSHHRQRVSLENDLHGAIERAELALYFQPQVSLAQRRVVGMEALLRWNHPLHGQIGPATFVPVAEEAGMIGALSRWVLHQACRQLALWRQAGHLDLRLSLNLSPHDFGQPEMVEDILSIVEQHRIPPNRLELEITESMMMQDACAATTKVRTLREAGFGVAIDDFGTGYSSLSYLQQFPVSCLKIDRSFVRELHGPTINPIISAITGIARGFGLQLIAEGVEQAEQAQMLRALGCDIMQGYHFAPPAATAEAERWLRHPPKGVMP encoded by the coding sequence ATGCGGCGAACGCTCCCGCAGGTGCTCGCGCTGCCCGGACGCCAGTTCGACGCCTGCGGCACGGTGGCCGAAACCCTCGCGCGCCTTGCAGAGCAGAACTACGAGCTGATCCTGCTCGACTACCGCCTGCCCGATGGCACCGGCCTGGTGGTGCTCGATTGGCTGTCCCGGCATCGCCGCGAAGAGGCGGTCATCATGATCAGCGGCGAAGATGCCATCGATGCGGCCATCGGCGCACTGCGCGGCGGCGCCGATGACTTCGTGCGCAAGCCCTATCATGTCGCGCAAATTCAACGCGCAGTGCACAGCGTCCTGCACCGCACCGCGCTGGAGCGCGCCAACCGGGCGATGAGCCAACGCCTGCGGGCGTCGGAGCGTTTGCACCGCTACCTGGTGGAAAGCTCGCCCGATCTCATCTTCACCCTGGATGCCGAGGGCCGTTTCAGCTATCTCAACCCACGTGCAGATGAGCTGCTGGGCCTTTCCCGCAGCCAGTTGCTCAAACGCCCGTTCATGCTGCTGGTCATGCCCGAGGATCAGGACCGCATGCAGGGGCTGTTGCAAGCGTGTCGAGACGGCCAGTCGAGCGGCTTCAATGTGGAGCTGCGCCTGCGTCGCAACCGCCATGGATTGGCTGACGACGAACATGCCTTCGTCACCGTCGCGCTAAACGGTGTGCCAATGACGAACGCTGAGCAGGACGGCAACTCCGGCATCGGTCTATACGGTGTGGCGCGCGACATTTCCGAGCGCAAGCGGGCCGAGGAAATCATCACCTTCCAGGCGTATCACGATCAGCTCACCCGCCTGCCCAACCGCGTACTGTTCCGTGACCGCCTCGAACTGGCCGTCGCCCAGGCACAGCGACGAGCCGGCACTTTGGCGGTGATGTTCATCGATGTCGATCGCTTCAAGCGCATCAACGACACCTATGGTCACGCCGTCGGCGACGCCTTGCTGCGCAATCTCGCCGAGCGCTTGGGCAAGACCTTGCGGCGGGGCGACACCCTGGCCCGACTGGGTGGCGACGAATTCACCGTGCTGTTACCGGATATCGGCTGCGCGGAAGATGCTCAAACCATCGCCCGCAAAATCGTCGACGCACTCTCAGCTCCCTTCATGCTCAGCGCGGGCCCCATTCGTGCCTCGGTGAGCATTGGCATTGCTCTGTATCCGCGCGACGGCCGCAGCGCCGAAGACCTCACCCGACATGCCGACGTGGCCATGTACAAGGTCAAACGCTCCGGCAAGAACGGCTTTCGCTTCTTCGATACCGAACTCGATAGCCATCACCGCCAGCGCGTGTCGCTGGAAAACGATTTACATGGCGCCATCGAGCGGGCGGAACTGGCGCTTTACTTTCAACCGCAGGTTTCGCTCGCACAGCGCCGGGTAGTCGGCATGGAGGCGCTCTTGCGCTGGAACCATCCGCTACATGGACAAATCGGCCCGGCCACTTTCGTACCGGTCGCGGAAGAGGCCGGCATGATTGGTGCGCTCAGCCGCTGGGTTCTGCACCAAGCTTGCCGCCAGCTTGCCCTGTGGCGGCAGGCCGGACACCTCGATCTACGCTTGTCGCTGAATCTGTCGCCGCACGACTTCGGCCAACCGGAGATGGTCGAGGACATCCTCAGTATTGTCGAACAGCACCGCATCCCCCCTAACCGGCTGGAGCTGGAGATCACCGAAAGCATGATGATGCAGGACGCCTGTGCCGCCACCACCAAGGTCCGCACCTTACGCGAAGCTGGATTTGGCGTGGCGATCGACGATTTCGGCACCGGTTACTCCTCGCTGTCCTATCTCCAGCAATTCCCGGTCAGCTGCCTGAAAATCGACCGCAGTTTCGTGCGCGAACTGCATGGCCCGACGATCAACCCGATCATTTCGGCCATCACCGGCATTGCCCGCGGCTTTGGTCTGCAACTCATCGCCGAAGGTGTCGAACAGGCAGAGCAAGCGCAGATGCTGCGCGCGCTCGGCTGCGACATCATGCAGGGCTACCATTTCGCCCCGCCGGCCGCCACCGCGGAAGCCGAACGCTGGCTGCGACACCCACCCAAAGGAGTTATGCCGTAA
- a CDS encoding sensor histidine kinase, whose protein sequence is MTLPVPGALRALAPRLAPSSADELLLRLDVPDPDWQALGEWALRDAALCCALLAARPLETHEAVEPGTALATRLAVAGRAILRVWLFEATQLDPACTGYPPELLHRALLCAECAHHLALECRYPRPREAYLAAMWLVLGRALSAESKFSANDCAAALAQRCGLPPPLCDALHLAQAEPDTVCAAHPLARIVWSADRLSNDPASAVAPPLATVSGLPADVLLALRTDVDFIVAQHGAASAPAPSDAIATLPGRLRNVAVDGLLGSAFSTLDEARSAARLDFACRLLFGIDAPLLLMTDADGRLTARLPIAPQLQDWVAELALDRDDDTSAIARALRSQEPASVHFGEASEVRWPRDWQIARWLNSTDITALPVVFDAGAAVAVFALPPEALPQAPHAHTLRSLLERVCTHLHGLDAQQQADRSRVDALRAAYQQQARTLVHETNNPLTVIRSYIGLLAQNRAQDEALCGELDLIGHEIDRIGTLLGRLTNLPEPDAAEAPCCDVGRLLDDIQALCESALFARHGIGFDVRKAGTLPPVAMPASALRQVLLNLLRNASEALSPGRRCALSASGPVLVDGRRCVEIRVIDNGPGLPPERLANLFALGASVKGGPHQGMGLAIVREMLSSWQASMVCRSLAGSGTSFQLFIPIDTGHRAQPSLQ, encoded by the coding sequence ATGACCCTTCCGGTGCCGGGCGCGCTCCGCGCCTTAGCGCCCCGCCTTGCACCCAGTTCGGCAGACGAGCTGCTGCTGCGTCTGGACGTGCCTGATCCCGACTGGCAGGCGCTGGGCGAATGGGCCCTGCGCGACGCCGCGCTGTGCTGTGCGCTGCTGGCCGCCCGCCCGCTCGAAACCCATGAAGCTGTCGAGCCGGGCACCGCCCTAGCCACCCGTCTGGCCGTGGCGGGTCGCGCCATTCTGCGCGTTTGGTTGTTCGAAGCGACCCAGCTCGATCCAGCCTGCACCGGCTACCCGCCCGAACTGCTCCACCGTGCCCTGCTATGTGCCGAATGCGCCCACCACCTGGCGCTCGAATGCCGCTACCCGCGGCCGCGCGAAGCCTATCTTGCGGCAATGTGGCTGGTCCTGGGCCGCGCGCTGTCGGCCGAAAGCAAGTTTTCCGCCAACGATTGCGCAGCCGCACTGGCCCAGCGCTGCGGTCTGCCACCGCCGCTATGCGATGCGCTGCATCTGGCTCAGGCCGAGCCGGACACAGTGTGCGCCGCCCATCCCCTGGCCCGCATCGTCTGGTCCGCCGACCGTCTGAGCAACGATCCGGCCAGCGCCGTAGCGCCGCCGCTGGCCACCGTATCCGGTTTGCCGGCCGATGTGCTCCTCGCTCTGCGCACCGATGTCGACTTCATCGTCGCGCAGCACGGCGCCGCATCCGCTCCGGCGCCAAGCGATGCCATCGCAACGCTGCCCGGCCGCCTACGCAACGTAGCGGTCGACGGCCTGCTGGGTAGCGCCTTCAGCACGCTGGATGAAGCGCGCAGCGCAGCACGCCTGGATTTTGCCTGTCGGCTGCTGTTCGGTATCGACGCGCCGCTCTTGCTGATGACCGATGCCGACGGCAGACTGACGGCCCGCCTGCCCATCGCGCCCCAGTTGCAAGACTGGGTGGCCGAACTGGCGCTGGATCGCGATGACGACACCAGCGCCATTGCGCGGGCGCTGCGCAGCCAGGAGCCGGCTTCGGTCCATTTTGGTGAGGCGTCAGAGGTACGTTGGCCGCGCGACTGGCAGATCGCGCGCTGGTTGAACAGCACCGACATCACCGCGCTGCCGGTCGTCTTCGACGCTGGCGCCGCGGTGGCGGTGTTTGCGCTGCCGCCCGAAGCGCTGCCGCAGGCTCCCCACGCGCATACCTTGCGCAGCCTGTTGGAGCGCGTATGCACCCACCTGCACGGACTGGATGCACAACAGCAAGCTGACCGCAGCCGAGTCGACGCACTGCGGGCCGCTTACCAGCAACAGGCACGCACGCTGGTGCATGAAACGAACAACCCGCTGACCGTAATCCGCAGCTACATTGGCCTGCTCGCCCAAAATAGAGCGCAGGATGAGGCGCTTTGCGGCGAGCTGGACTTGATCGGTCATGAAATCGACCGGATCGGCACCTTGCTGGGGCGTCTGACCAACCTGCCCGAACCCGACGCTGCCGAAGCGCCCTGTTGCGATGTCGGCCGCCTGCTCGACGACATCCAGGCCCTTTGCGAGAGCGCGCTGTTCGCGCGGCACGGTATCGGCTTTGACGTGCGCAAAGCCGGCACGCTCCCGCCTGTGGCCATGCCCGCTTCGGCGTTGCGCCAAGTCTTGCTGAATCTGTTGCGTAACGCTTCCGAAGCTTTGTCGCCCGGCAGACGATGCGCGCTGAGCGCATCCGGGCCTGTGCTGGTCGACGGACGCCGGTGCGTGGAGATCCGAGTCATCGACAACGGTCCGGGCCTGCCGCCGGAACGCTTAGCCAACCTGTTCGCCCTGGGCGCCTCGGTCAAAGGCGGCCCTCACCAAGGCATGGGGCTGGCGATCGTGCGTGAGATGCTCTCATCGTGGCAAGCGAGCATGGTGTGCCGCAGTCTGGCCGGCAGCGGTACCAGCTTCCAACTGTTCATTCCAATCGATACCGGCCATCGCGCACAACCATCACTTCAATGA